From the genome of Deltaproteobacteria bacterium, one region includes:
- a CDS encoding adenylyltransferase/cytidyltransferase family protein, whose protein sequence is MKILEMEELAMKLQGLKSKGKKIILCHGCFDLMHPGHIKYFQASKKMGDVLVVTISPDIYVDKGDGRPVYNQTLRAESIAALECVDYVAINKWPTAVETLRLLRPHIYVKGQEFENKDDKTGKLQQEQAVLVEIGAEMRYTHEIVFSSTKLINQYFQK, encoded by the coding sequence ATGAAAATATTAGAGATGGAAGAATTAGCCATGAAACTTCAGGGGCTTAAATCTAAAGGCAAGAAGATTATTTTATGCCACGGATGTTTTGATCTTATGCACCCTGGTCATATAAAATATTTTCAGGCTTCAAAGAAAATGGGTGATGTTTTGGTGGTAACAATATCTCCCGATATCTATGTTGATAAGGGAGATGGCCGCCCTGTTTACAACCAGACCCTCAGGGCGGAATCTATTGCGGCTCTGGAATGTGTTGATTATGTGGCAATTAACAAATGGCCTACGGCGGTTGAAACCTTACGGCTGCTGAGGCCGCATATCTATGTTAAAGGACAGGAATTTGAAAATAAAGATGATAAGACAGGTAAACTCCAGCAAGAGCAAGCGGTTTTAGTTGAAATAGGCGCGGAGATGCGTTACACTCACGAAATTGTTTTTTCATCAACAAAGCTTATAAATCAATATTTCCAAAAATGA
- a CDS encoding radical SAM protein gives MDKYRIDSHKLIYHIPRVNNWLSGEMVYPIYAEIATSGTCNHRCTYCALDYMEYQQRFLDKKVLKERLSEMARLGIKSIMYAGEGEPLLHKDIGEIILHTKNAGIDVALTTNGVVFIPKLMQQTLAAVTWIKVSINGATKETYAKIHGTRAEDFDKVIKNIGEALKFKRENNLECAIGMQMILLPENWHEAALLAEKARELGVDYLVIKPYSQHSFSRTQVYKDFRYSEYMNLGETLRSMNTKDFQVIFREHTMKKWDDAKRNYERCLALPFWSYIDAGGNVWGCSAYLGDERFLYGNIYQNTFQEIWEGDLRRKSMQWVGSDLNTSQCRVNCRMDEINRYLWELQHPSGHVNFI, from the coding sequence ATGGATAAATATAGAATAGACAGTCATAAATTGATATATCATATTCCGAGGGTGAATAATTGGTTGTCAGGGGAAATGGTTTATCCCATTTACGCCGAGATAGCAACATCGGGCACATGCAATCACCGCTGCACCTATTGCGCCCTTGACTATATGGAATATCAGCAGCGGTTTCTGGATAAAAAGGTATTGAAGGAAAGGCTCTCTGAAATGGCGCGGCTTGGAATAAAAAGCATTATGTATGCTGGAGAAGGAGAGCCTCTGCTGCACAAGGATATTGGAGAGATTATCCTCCATACAAAAAATGCAGGCATTGATGTGGCTCTTACGACAAACGGGGTGGTATTTATCCCAAAACTTATGCAGCAGACCCTTGCGGCGGTTACATGGATCAAAGTCAGCATCAATGGCGCAACAAAAGAAACCTATGCAAAGATACACGGAACCCGCGCCGAGGATTTTGACAAAGTCATAAAAAATATTGGCGAGGCTCTAAAATTCAAGAGGGAAAATAATCTGGAGTGCGCCATAGGCATGCAGATGATTTTATTGCCGGAAAACTGGCATGAGGCCGCGCTTTTGGCGGAAAAGGCAAGGGAACTCGGAGTGGACTATCTTGTTATCAAGCCCTATTCTCAACATTCTTTCAGCCGCACCCAAGTATATAAGGATTTTCGCTATAGCGAATATATGAATCTTGGCGAAACCCTGCGCAGTATGAACACAAAAGATTTTCAGGTTATTTTTCGCGAGCATACCATGAAAAAATGGGATGATGCTAAAAGGAATTATGAGCGGTGTTTGGCATTGCCTTTCTGGTCGTATATAGATGCTGGAGGCAATGTGTGGGGATGCAGCGCCTATCTTGGCGATGAGAGATTTTTATACGGGAATATTTATCAAAATACCTTTCAGGAAATATGGGAAGGTGATCTGAGAAGAAAATCCATGCAGTGGGTGGGGTCAGATTTGAATACATCACAATGCAGGGTGAACTGCAGGATGGATGAGATTAACCGGTATCTATGGGAATTGCAGCACCCATCAGGACATGTGAATTTTATCTAA
- a CDS encoding PfkB family carbohydrate kinase gives MKDKKMNKILTLDEVVNKVKALKQAGQVVVQSHGVFDLIHPGIIQHLNHAKRLGDVLIVSVIKDKDVHRGPGRPIFPEAFRVENVASLEQVDYVCLVDNEVPFECIKMIHPDIFAKGQAAHEKDRKIHERLFQEEKEFYSDKCRIIETEGFSFSSSHIINNFLDPYPEETKKFLNDFKGKYNFSDIADRINALKNLKVMVIGDGIIDEYHYCESLGKSSKANLVVSKYLSHEVFAGGTFAVANHIAGLCDNVQMVSLLGGEDSREDFITKNLKSNVKSKFFYRDDGPSVIKKRYIHEYLNQKLFEVCYMNDDFITGKLEAEVVDYLAAEVPKYDLVMVSNFGHGFITNNIIETIKTHAKIFAVNAQTNAANVGYNLITRYDDPDYVCLDESELRLSAQEKHTDIEQVAKKIASTVKADCLIVTLGKKGSFGVNHNSANRTPIFSHRVVDTVGAGDAFFAYTAPCYAKGMPLDMLSFIGNVAGAIAVQIVCNKKSVEKFELLEFINTILK, from the coding sequence GTGAAAGATAAGAAAATGAATAAAATATTAACACTGGACGAGGTGGTTAATAAAGTGAAGGCCTTGAAGCAGGCTGGACAAGTTGTTGTGCAAAGCCATGGCGTCTTCGACCTTATTCATCCTGGCATAATACAACATCTGAACCATGCGAAGAGGCTCGGCGATGTCTTGATTGTGTCGGTCATTAAAGATAAGGATGTGCATAGAGGTCCAGGAAGGCCGATATTTCCGGAGGCGTTCAGGGTGGAAAATGTGGCATCTCTTGAGCAGGTTGATTATGTGTGTCTTGTGGATAATGAGGTTCCATTTGAATGTATTAAGATGATACATCCGGATATTTTTGCAAAAGGCCAGGCCGCTCACGAAAAAGACAGAAAGATACATGAAAGACTCTTTCAGGAAGAAAAGGAGTTCTATTCCGATAAGTGCCGCATTATTGAAACCGAGGGTTTTTCTTTTAGTTCGTCGCATATTATAAATAATTTTTTGGATCCATATCCTGAAGAGACCAAAAAGTTTTTAAACGATTTTAAGGGCAAGTATAACTTTTCAGATATTGCGGACAGAATAAACGCTTTAAAGAATTTAAAAGTGATGGTTATTGGCGACGGCATTATTGATGAGTACCACTATTGCGAGTCGCTTGGGAAATCTTCAAAGGCGAATCTTGTTGTCAGTAAATATTTGTCTCACGAGGTTTTTGCGGGCGGGACATTTGCTGTTGCCAATCATATTGCCGGATTATGCGATAATGTTCAGATGGTGTCGCTTTTGGGCGGTGAAGATTCAAGAGAAGATTTCATCACAAAAAATCTTAAATCAAATGTTAAGTCGAAGTTTTTTTATAGAGATGACGGGCCATCTGTTATAAAAAAGAGATACATCCATGAGTATCTGAATCAAAAATTATTTGAAGTATGTTACATGAACGATGATTTTATCACAGGAAAATTAGAGGCGGAAGTTGTTGACTATCTTGCGGCAGAAGTTCCCAAATATGATTTGGTTATGGTTTCTAATTTTGGACATGGGTTTATTACCAATAACATCATAGAAACTATCAAAACACATGCAAAGATATTTGCCGTAAATGCGCAGACAAACGCAGCCAATGTGGGTTATAATCTGATAACCAGATACGATGATCCCGACTATGTTTGCCTTGATGAAAGCGAACTTAGATTATCGGCGCAGGAGAAACACACTGACATTGAACAGGTTGCGAAAAAGATTGCGAGCACCGTCAAGGCGGATTGCCTGATTGTAACACTTGGAAAGAAAGGATCCTTCGGCGTAAATCACAACAGCGCAAACAGAACCCCGATATTTTCTCATAGAGTTGTTGATACGGTGGGCGCGGGGGACGCCTTTTTTGCCTATACCGCTCCCTGTTATGCCAAAGGTATGCCGCTTGATATGCTCTCTTTTATCGGGAATGTCGCAGGGGCCATTGCTGTTCAGATTGTCTGCAATAAAAAATCGGTTGAGAAATTTGAATTGCTGGAATTTATCAATACCATTCTTAAATAA
- a CDS encoding GxxExxY protein yields the protein MKNRDPLTERIIACCYRVHSELGPGFNEKIYHTALKFAFNQEGLKFETEKRFEVYYQNNKVGYLVMDLVVENEAIVEIKALAGNIPDVFKYQVLSYLKASNLKVGLLVNFGNKSCQVKRLIN from the coding sequence ATGAAGAATAGAGACCCACTTACTGAACGAATAATAGCTTGTTGTTATAGAGTTCACTCGGAATTGGGACCAGGATTTAATGAAAAGATATATCATACGGCTTTAAAGTTTGCTTTCAATCAAGAAGGGTTAAAATTTGAAACAGAGAAAAGATTTGAGGTGTATTACCAGAATAACAAAGTTGGTTATCTGGTTATGGATTTGGTTGTTGAAAACGAGGCCATAGTTGAAATTAAGGCATTAGCAGGTAATATTCCTGATGTCTTCAAATATCAGGTGCTTTCTTATTTAAAAGCATCTAATCTAAAGGTTGGGTTATTAGTCAATTTTGGCAACAAGAGTTGTCAGGTAAAACGACTAATAAATTAG